The Glandiceps talaboti chromosome 9, keGlaTala1.1, whole genome shotgun sequence genome window below encodes:
- the LOC144440439 gene encoding uncharacterized protein LOC144440439, with translation MNVDMKIASKCLAKRIDKVLPDLIGPSQAAFVKGRNISDYVRLIDEVYAHTLEYDIPAMLLAIDFEKAFDTVNWEFLFKVLCKFNFGNSFQNWIKALYNNIESCVMNNGYSTGYFKLQRGVRQGDPLSPLLFILVLETLLLSIRTNRDISGITISGIEIKDSAFADDMTCFLTSINSVNVLFNLLKKFALCSGLNVNVDKTEAVWIGKWRFRQDNMFGVKWPTSPIKIVGIYFSYNRQDAIKKNVSKAMDNMKKILNSWKSRNLTLLGKIQIIKTLAISQFSYLIQSIEISKDIIQEIHRIIYSFLWKGRDKVARRTMIGDVGQGGLKMPDLSIMKDVNRVFIVKKLLDPTAQRLWKYFVDSKLQKIGGNIVFRCNFDTKYLPVKFTDFMTDCFDTWSKFTKEQQDSRDQLIWNNKHILIGGHSFYYEDFSKIGINSVSDLFLDDKPIPWERVSNDRLSLIQKLRWFGIISSIPAFLKESKTRHLDNVYLTIEDSLQTLDNVSKEKIKFELLRRKFIPPSSQMKLETQLGIGNLPWDRLYGLITSMTIECKSREFQFKLLHNILYTNGQLHKFNPEKYPSPLCTFCKTAIETHEHLFFQCSYSEALWNDVLVFLKKPLKLQHDPSKLCKILSDPEESIIVNFICLIVRRHIYYCKFLEKIPRFESFLPYLKSIYHCEYWIAVQKKKLTTHLKKWSGLCDLFKTL, from the coding sequence ATGAATGTTGATATGAAGATAGCTTCTAAGTGTCTTGCCAAACGTATAGATAAGGTTTTGCCAGACTTGATAGGCCCATCACAAGCTGCCTTTGTTAAAGGTCGTAACATTAGTGATTATGTGCGACTAATTGATGAagtttatgcacatacattagAATATGATATTCCTGCTATGCTTTTGGCAATAGACTTTGAGAAAGCCTTTGATACAGTAAATTGGGAGTTTCTTTTCAAGGTTCTCTGTAAATTTAATTTTGGTAACTCCTTTCAAAACTGGATTAAGGCACTGTACAATAACATAGAAAGTTGTGTTATGAATAATGGCTACAGCACAGgatattttaaattacaaaGGGGTGTTAGACAAGGTGATCCCCTGTCTCCATTATTGTTTATTCTAGTACTTGAAACCCTACTGTTGTCTATAAGGACAAATAGAGATATCAGTGGTATTACAATCTCAGGTATTGAAATTAAGGACTCTGCATTTGCAGACGACATGACATGTTTTTTGACCAGTATTAACTCAGTTAATGTTCTTTTTAATTTGCTGAAGAAATTTGCTCTTTGCTCAGGGTTAAATGTAAATGTTGATAAGACTGAGGCTGTATGGATTGGAAAGTGGAGGTTTAGACAGGATAATATGTTCGGGGTAAAATGGCCCACATCTCCTATTAAGATTGTAggaatatatttttcatataataGACAAGATGCAATAAAGAAAAATGTCTCTAAAGCTATGGATAATATGAAGAAAATTTTGAACTCTTGGAAAAGCAGAAACCTCACCTTATTGGGTAAGattcaaattatcaaaaccTTAGCGATTTCACAGTTTTCATATCTTATACAGTCCATTGAAATTTCTAAAGATATCATCCAGGAGATTCACCGAATTATCTACAGTTTTCTGTGGAAGGGTAGAGACAAAGTGGCAAGAAGAACTATGATAGGAGACGTGGGCCAAGGAGGGCTAAAAATGCCCGACTTATCAATTATGAAGGATGTAAATAGGGTTTTTATAGTGAAAAAATTATTGGACCCTACAGCCCAAAGActttggaaatattttgttgatagtAAGCTACAAAAAATAGGTGGTAACATAGTGTTTAGATGTAATtttgatacaaaatatttacctGTTAAATTTACTGACTTCATGACAGATTGCTTTGATACATGGAGTAAATTTACGAAAGAGCAGCAAGACAGCAGAGATCAGTTAATTTGGAATAATAAGCATATTCTGATTGGAGGACATTCTTTTTATTATGAGGATTTTAGTAAAATTGGTATAAACAGTGTATCTGATTTGTTTTTGGATGATAAACCAATTCCATGGGAGAGAGTTTCTAATGATAGGTTATCACTGATACAAAAGCTCAGATGGTTTGGTATCATTTCATCTATCCCAGCATTTCTAAAAGAAAGTAaaactagacacttagacaatgtATACCTCACCATTGAAGACTCACTTCAGACTCTGGACAATGTATCCAAggaaaaaattaaatttgagcTCCTACGAAGGAAATTTATACCTCCTAGTAGCCAGATGAAATTGGAAACTCAACTTGGTATTGGAAATCTTCCTTGGGACAGACTCTATGGTTTGATTACAAGTATGACAATAGAGTGTAAAAGTAGGGAATTTCAGTTTAAGCTGTTGCATAACATCTTGTATACAAATGGTCAACTTCATAAGTTTAATCCAGAAAAATATCCATCCCCTTTGTGTACTTTTTGTAAAACTGCTATAGAAACTCATGAACATCTCTTTTTCCAGTGTAGTTACTCAGAAGCCCTCTGGAATGATGTCTTAGTTTTTTTGAAAAAACCACTGAAATTACAGCACGATCCAAGTAAACTGTGTAAAATATTATCAGATCCAGAAGAATCTATTATAGTGAATTTTATATGTCTCATTGTTAGAAGACATATTTACTATTGTAAATTCCTGGAAAAAATACCACGTTTCGAAAGTTTTCTTCCGTATTTGAAGAGTATATACCATTGTGAGTATTGGATAGCtgtacaaaaaaagaaattaaccACACATTTGAAAAAGTGGTCTGGTTTGTGCGATCTATTCAAGACCTTGTAA